In Streptococcus pneumoniae, the sequence ATTTGCGACTTTTAAATGAATTCCGATATTCAATTATTAAGAGCTAACATGGTGCTTGCCAATAGGAATCATTAGAGGCGAATTGGAAATAGGGTCACGTATAATTTTTGCTTCAAGATTAAAGATATCTTTAACTAGTTTATCATTTAGTATATCTTCAGGCTTTCCCTCTGCAACAAGTTTACCTTCTTTAATTGCAAATAGGTAATCAGCGTATCTTGCTGTTAGATTTATATCGTGCAAAATCATGCAAATGGTTGTCTTATATTTTTGGTTTAGATCAGTCAAGAGGTCTAATAGTTCTATTTGATATGAGATATCCAAGTAAGTAGTTGGCTCATCTAAAAGTAGGATACTTGTATCTTGGGCTAGGGCTAGAGCTATCCATACTCTTTGCCTTTGACCCCCAGAAAGTTCTTCAACTAGGTTATTTGCTAGATCTTCAACATTGGCCTTAACCATTGATCTGTTTATTATTTCAAGGTCATCTTTTCCAAGACTCTTAAAAGGCTTTCTGTAGGGGAAACGACCACGGCTTACAAGATCAGCTACTGTTATTGATTCAGGGATTATTGGAGATTGAGGTAATATAGCTATGTGTTTTGCTAAATCTTTTTCTTTATAAGAATTAATTGATTTATTATCGAGCAATACTTCTCCCTCTAATGGCTTTATAAGTCGAGACAAGGTTTTAATGAGTGTTGATTTCCCACAACCATTTGACCCAATAATAACTGATATTTTTTCTTCAGGTATTTTTATATTTATATTTTCCAAGATTATTTTTTCATCATAACCGCAGGTAAGATTATTTGACCACAGACCTTTCATTATATATTCCTCCTGTTCATTTTTATTAGTAAGTATATTAAGTATGGTGAACCTAACAAGCCAGTTACAACACCTACTGGATATCTAGCTGGTAAAATATTTTGAGAGAATATGTCTGATAACAAAACTAGTAAAATTCCAACCAATCCAGCTAATATTGGGCTTCTTTTCTTGCCAATATTTAAGGCTATGGGACCAGCTAAAAAAGATATACAAGCTATTGGTCCTGTAATTGAAGTAGAAAAAGCAGTTAAAGATACAGCGCAAAAAATTAAAACAAGCCTTGAAAGCTCGGGATTTGCTCCAAGTCCGATTGCTATTTCTTCACCAAGTTCAATAATTTCTAGTCTTTTATTAAAAAATAAAACTAATATAGTAGCAATAATACTTACTATTAGAACAAGAGGTATGTCATCTAACTTTGTAAAAGATAAAGAGCCACTGAGCCATCTCATAACTTCTTGTAATTCATATCTTGCTACTTTCAACAATAAAAATGAGGTGCCTGCTCTTGTGACAGCTTGAAAACCAATGCCTAATATTATCAGTCTTGCTGCTGAAAAACCATCTTTTTTAGCTAGTAAAAATAATATTAAAGATGATGTTAGTCCACAAGTTATTGAAATAATTCCAGTAGTTAAACTATTTGTTTTTAATACCAATATGCAAAAGACCGCTGCAATAGATGAAGAACTTGTGACACCGATTATATCAGGACTTGCAAGAGGATTTCTTAACATAGTTTGAAAGATAAATCCTGCCAATCCAAAAGACCAGCCAGCTATAATTCCTGCTAATAATTTTGGTAATCTAATTTCCATAATCGAAAAACTAGCTCCAGGAACAGTTTCACTATTTAAGACTTTAATCAAAGTTGAAAAAGAATAACTTTCATCTCCGATAAGTAAAATGAAAAATGATAGACTGATTATTATTAATAAAAATAGTGAGGAAAATAGTGTTATTCTATTTTTTCTTTTTTGAATACCTATAATTAAATTTTGCATTAGTTATTAACCCCTCTATTTTTCATAGTTACATAAATAAGTACTGGACCCCCGATTATTGCAGTAATTATCCCTACTTCAATTTCACCTGGTTTACCTAACATACGGCCGATTATATCACATATAAGCAAGAGCTCTGCACCTATAAAAGATGAAGAAATGGTCATTGTGCGTATATCTTTGCTTATAAATAAGCCACAAAAGTGAGGAACTATAAGACCTACGAAGCCAATAGGTCCACCAATTGCAGTAATACTTGAACATAAAAGCACACTTGCAATTATTGCAAGTGATCTTATCCTATTAACATTAACTCCAAGACCAACAGCCATTTCATCACCCATAGCTAAAGCGTTTAAATCTGATGAAATAAATATAGCTATCAAGTGACCTAAAATTATAAAAGGTAGTAGTGTAGATATAGAAGATAATGTAGCTGCTCCAAGGCTACCTATTTGCCAAAATCTAAATTTGTCTAAGACGTTATTATTCGGTAAAATTAAAAAACTTACAAAACTGCTTAAAGCCATACTAACACAAGTTCCTGATAAGGCAAGTTTTATAGGGGTAAGGCCTGCTTTTCCGCTTACAGCAATCGCGTATACAAAAATTGCACTTACTAAGCCACCAATGATTGCAAAACTTATATGGCTTATGCTTGATGAAATTCCTAAAAAAGAAAGACCAATTACTACACTAAGACTTGCTCCTGTGTTTATACCGAGTATACCTGGATCAGCTATTGGGTTTCTAGTAACTGATTGCATCAATACACCGCTTATGGCAAGACTAGAACCTGCTAAAATTGCAAAAATAGTTCTAGGTATTCTTTTATATATAATTGATTTAATAAAATCATCATTTGTATTACCCATTCCAAAAGCTGCTAAAAAATCTCTGATATTAATTTCTTTTGTTCCAAGCTTTAATGACAAAAATATTGTAATAAGAAGACCTAGGCAGATTACAAAAATTATGCCTAGGTTTATTTGTTTTTTATTTCGCATTTTTGCATGCATTTCCTAAAAGATTTAGGTATTCTTCAATAGTATAGTTTATTGAAAGTGGTGTTGGAGTGCATGAGGCTGCTAACGGTGTATTATCTGGAATTACAGCAACGGCACCATTTTTAATTGCATTTATTTTACCTAAAAGAGGATCTTTTTGTAAAGCTTCAAGAGTTTTATCATCACCATAAGTTATGATTACATCAGCATCATTTATCTTATTTGCTTCTTCTGCAGAAATTTCCTTTGCAAAACTATCTTCACTCTCAAATTCTTTTAATGATTCAGGGAAAACTAGACCTAAATCTGTTAAATAATTTGCTCTTGGATCTTTGCTAGTATAAATCCAGAATTTTGATGTATCTGCAGCATTAATCATAGTAAATAATACTTTTTTTCCTTTGATTTTTCCTTTGATTTCTGGATGTTTTTCTAATTCTTTGGATATACGAGCTTCAGTATTTTTGATTAACTCATCACCTTCTTTTTCCATACCTAAGGCTTTTGAATCAATTTTAATCATATCTCTCCATAAAGTTTGCCAAGGTTTAGATTTGTATGCTGCTACAGGAGCAATTTTTGATAGAGTGTCATAATCTTCTTTAGTTATACCAGAATAACCTGCTAAGATAACATCTGGTTTAGAATTTGATATTGCTTCAAAGTTAAGTCCATCCAAATCGTCAAATAGGTTAGCTTTACCATTTAGTTCTTTGATTTTTTCTTCTGTCCATGGTAAAACTCCTTTATCAGCACTTACACCGTAATTTGCTTTTGAAAATCCAACAGGAACTATTCCTAAAGCTAATGCTACATCATGATTTCCCCAAGCAATAGTTGCAACTCTTTCAGGTTTTTTATCTAATATAGTTTGACCGAAAGCATGATCTAAAACTATTTTATCAGGCGCATGCTCTTTAGAAGTATTTTCTTCATTTTTAACAGAATTAGAAGAACAAGCGCTAAAAACTATACACATAGCTAAAATAGCTATTAGAAAAAATTTGTTTTTCATAAAAACTCCTTAAACATATTTCAAGTCTATTGTATCGATAATAATTATCATTGTCAATAGATACAGTTACAAATTTAATAATATAATTTTTTCAAAAAAGGATCTAGTTTTTATTTTTAGTTAAATTATGTCTATATTTTTCATTAACTCATCAATAAAAATTTGTTTGCTAATATCTCTTTCTTCTGATTTTGTTTCAAGGATTATTGCTACATCATTCATATTTTTAGGTAAATACCAACCATCTGGCTTATCTGAATATCCCTTGAAGCCTAATTGATTAAAAGTAGTTATTTGACCAGTACCTTGATTGATGTTTTCTTCAACTTCATTAAAGCCTATACTTCTCTTGCATAATCCCTAACTTGATCTTCTGTCCTTAAAGTCATTTTCTATTCCTCGTCACTAAAATTATCTTCAAAACTAATAATATCATTAGGAGTGCAAGATAAAGCCTTACATATTCTTTCTAAATTCTTAAATGTAATTGGTTTATCCTTTCCCATTTGTGCCATAACATTTGTTGTAAGTCCTGCCATAGCTATTACATCTGTTTTCTTTAGTCCTTTTTTTGCTAACTGTATCCATAATGGTTTATAGTTAAGTGCCATAATATCCCTCTTTTTTTCTTCATTAGATTTATTTAATTATAGCATAAATATTGATTTTATTCAATCTTACATTGATTTAGTGATTTGTTTTAGAGAATTTGTTGTGTTATTCCGTCCTTATTTTGCCATAAATTGTTTTAAGTGGGACCTCTTATCCTTACCATTTTTACCTCCTAATTTTGAGTATAAAAAAGACGATAGAGTTTTTAATTTCTATCGTCTGAGATTTACATATTAAATTTTCATCACAAAATAAGACTCTTTAAAGAATCTTTAAATTCATTGGTATGCTGCTTACAATATCCATTATTAAAATGGATATTGTAAGCAGCATACCAACTATTTATTTTTTGAGTTTTAAACTTTGGTAGAAGTCTTGAACTCCTTATATTTACATAACTATTTGCCTCTATAACTGTTATGACACGAAACCAACAAGCAAGTTCAAGCACCTCCATATCTTTATTCAAATGAGGACTAAGATATTCACAAACTTTATCATAAACCTCTTTATCTTTTTTCATAAAAGGGGCATACAACTTAGCAAATTTATCCTAAAATTTTTTGTTGCCTTTATCAATCATTTCAACGCTCCTTTAAATATAAAAATGATCCTATCAATCTTTATATTGAGCCTATTTTCTAATTGATACCTTGCAAGAAAGGAATAATAGCTGTTCCTATACCAAGTAGGAATGTAATAAATGCAGAAAGTCATATACTGTCATTCTTTTCTATTAAATCATTTTGAAGTGTCTCAAAGCATCCATGATGGCTTCTTCTTTTTCAGGTGTACACTGTGGAATAATTTGTTTATCCTTTTTAGACTTGTTGTAATGTTCTCGTAATTCTATTCCACATTTCTTTTTTATCTGTGCAATATATAATGTCGAAACTTTTAATTCAAATTTATTCCAAACATATTCTTTGATTTGAGCATATGTTGCTTTGCTCTCCGCACTTGTCAAATCCATCTCATCCAGCTCAATTTCAACACTTATGTGCTTATCGACATCAAGTTTGGACAAAAGTGCTACCGTCTCGACGTGATGCGTTTGAGGAAATAGATCCACCGGCTGGACTTTCTTCAATTCATATCCCAATTCTTGGTAGAGTTTGATATCACGCGCCATGGTTGCGACATTGCAGGAGATATAGGCGATGCGATCGGCTCCTGTTTGGGCGCTTGCTTTGATAAAGCTTTCTGTCAAGCCCTTGCGTGGAGGATCAACCAAGATAACGGTTGGTTGAATCCCATCTTTAAGCCAATTCTTCATAGCATTTTCAGCTGTGTCACAGACATAGTGGGCGTTTGAAATATTGTTCAGCTGAGCATTTTTTTTACTATTCTCAACCGCTTCTGGAATCAGTTCAACACCGTAGACTTCTTTGACATGCTTGGCGACTGATAAACCAATGGTTCCAATACCAGAATAAGCATCAATAACCACGTCATCTTTTTTTAACTCTGCAAAGTCAATGGCTGTTTGATAGAGTTTCTCCGCCATTTCAGTATTGACTTGGTAAAAGGCTGGGCCAGCGATTTGGAAGTCATTTCCCAACATCTGGTCCGTAATATAGTCTTGACCATAAAGAGTGCGCCACTCCTTACCAAAAATCGCATTGGTATTCTGGTCGTTGATATTTTGCATGACAGACACAATCTCTGGGAACTGCTTGATAACTTGTTCAATCAATTGGTCAACACGAAAAACTTTTGGACGAGTTGTCACCAAAACGACCATGATTTGTCCTGAATAGTGACCACGACGCACCACAAGATTCCGAATCAATCCAGACTGTTCCTTTTCGTCATAAGGTTTTAAATCAAAACGACGGAGCAGGTCTCGAAGAGCTACTACGACTTGGTCAATGACAGGATCCTGGATAAAGAAATCTTCAAGGGGCATGAGGTCGTGCGAATTCTTACGGAAAAATCCTGTTTCCAAGACACCATTCACTCGACGAACGGGCACCTGCGCCTTATTGCGATACTTGACTGGATGTTCCATACCAAGCGTTTCAGCAACTTCTACATCTGCAATTCCAGCAATCTTGTAGAGACTGTCCTTGACTTGCTTGGTTTTAAACTTGAGCTGTTCTGGATAAGAAAGGTGTCCTAAATCCGCGATTCCTGAACGCAGGTAAGCCAAATCTAGATCTTGATTACGGTGTGGTGACTGGACAAGGTATTTTTCAACTTTTCCAAAGCCAATCTTTTTATTGACCTTGAGGACACGCATGAGAATTTTTTCACTCGGTAAAGCATTCTCTACAAAAAAGACCAAACCATCTACCTTGGCAACTCCTGCCCCTTCATGGGTCAAGTCAACAATTTCAACTTCTACAATATCATTTTTCTTTAACATTCTTTTCTCTTTCTATTGGCCGACAAAAAAGACGGTAACGTTACGGTTACCATCCATTATACCATGAAATTTCTTAAGAACCAAAACTCTTGAAGAAGTTGACAAGGGCTTGCCAGAGGGAGCTTAAGAAGTTACCACCGTCCTCTAGCGCCTTATCCGCATCAAAGTTAAGGTTGATATTTTTAAAACTGTCGCCAGCTTGTGATACGATGCTTTGTTTAAGGTCATTTAGGGTTTTAGTGAAATCTGCATTGCTGAGGATATCACTCTTTGAGAGATTCAAGGCAAAATTGATGATGATATTGATCTGGTTTCCTGTTATGACCTGATCAAGTTTGTAATTTTTTAAGGTATCTTCAACAATCTTGCGGATATCTTCTTCTGTCAGATTTCCCTTGCTTTCTTTAGCTTTGGCGAGTCCTGACTTGATATCAGCTAGGGCAACGTTTAATTTATTAGCATCATAGCCTGATTTGTCCTTGTTTTCAGCATTGATATCTGACAAAGCTTTTAGCTCTTCTTGAGCCAAATCTTTATTAGCTTGTGGCACCTTGGCTCCATTAGCCTCTAGCGAATAGTAAATCCCTGCTAAAGCACTTTCTCCTGTAACTGGAATAGGGGCTGCTACAGTGATTTTGGCATGTTCCATACCCAGCGTTACTGCTGCGTTTCGGTACATATCCTGAGTCACCTTAGTGATATTTTCTGGTGTTTCAATCTTGACCTCAAGTGGCGATTTGTCACCTAGCTTTTGAATCTTGGCTGATGAATACAACTGTAAGCTAGAGTCATTGGCCACATTCATGATTTTAGAATAAACATCAGGTGTCATGGTCTTGAGTTCTTTGGTATCTGTTGAGGCATTGTAGCCCAGTTTTTTAAGAGTTTGATTTTTTTGGTCTTCAGATAGGGAGGAACCTAGGACATATTCAGGTTGGACATAGGTTTCATCGATAACTTTTTGAACATCTGTTGCTGCATGGACGCTATTCATAGCTGTTACTGCCCACAAGACCGCAGCACTAGTCAGAAAGAGTTTCTTTCTCATAGGGAATTTCCTCCTTTACTTCTTTATAGTAATATATCTATCTTAAAGAAAACTTATAACAAAAACACCTGGTCTAGCCAGATGTTGAAAAGAGAGTGAAACATTTGATGATGTAAAGGTTAAGTCGTACCTGTCTAGAATAATAATAATTTCCTCCATTTACATAGAGTTCAGCACCGTGAAAAATGGAAATGGGGTGAATATAACTATAAGTCTTTCCAGTCGTATTACCAAGCAAGGGGGCAACAGTCTCACGAGAGTACTGTTTGGCTAGAGCCAAGGTATTTTCCTTGCCATTTTGGGCGATAAAATCGATATAGGCAGGTCCAAAATTATAGGCTTGAACAGCTGTCCAGATATCTACACCCTTCTTCTGCGCCAGATAGAGATTGCCTGTCAGAGTTTGAATGCCTTGCCGAATGCTAGAGGCATTATCATTGATGGTGTTGGTGGAACCACTTGCAGACTCACTAGACTGCATAACATCGCCTTCTTTTCCTTTTGTTTCAGTATAAATCATAGCAAGCACAAGCTCTTCGTTTGCTGGGGTGTCTTTTTCACTCAAGATTTCTCGCACCATGGGTTGATAGGTCATGACTTGTTTGACATCTTGATGAACGCGGTAAGCTTTATAGCCAGCAAAAAGGAAGACTGCTAGTACAAGCACTCTTCGAATTCGTTTAAACATTATTTACTTTGGATATCCTCGATATTTTTGATTAAGATAGAGTAGGTTCCATTTTCGTTTTGGATAAACTCAACAGACTCGGCGTCTTGATAGACGTTATTGGGAACGATGAGCTCAATTCCATTTGATAAGGAGAGTTTTTGGTTTTCAAATTTCTTTAATTGGCGACTTGCATCAATTTCATCAAATTGAACAGGTTCTGGTACGGCTTCTTTGACTTGGTCAATAAAGCTCAAACGAGCCGTCAGATTGTTGTCAAAAAGGTCATTAGCCAATTTCTCAGGTGACAATTCATTGCTTTCTTCTAGGTTGTTGAAAATCGCTGATTTGACCTTGGATTGAAATTGAAAATCATCTGTGTTAAAAGATTCAGCAATTCTCTGGGCTGTTTTTTCCAGTTCCTTGATAGATTTTTTAGGAGAAATCTTAGGAGCGACAGCAAGAAGATTATCTGAAAAATAGTTCAAAAAAGTCCCGTTGTACTTGATTCGTTTTTCAATCAGGTGATACTTGCGACTCTGAAGATTGACCACCAAGGCCTCGTCAGCACCCGTTCCAAATCCAGGCAGGTTATTCTGAGTCAGCTTGATTGGATTATCAACTTCTCCTCCGAGGTGGGTCAAGGTCTCCCGCAGGGCAATTCGCAAGAAAGCGAAATGTTCTACACCTTCTTTAGAAAATTGAACAAAAATCAAGTCATTGGTCTTGAGATTTTCAGAAATGCTAAACTCCTCTTTCCAGAGATTAGCCAGCGTTACTGATGTCTCCAACAAATCGTCTGTAATATGATTGAAGAAGGGATTTTCTTCTTCGAAAATCCCAGTCTTGGCTTCATCTGAATACACATGTTCAATTTTTTTACGTAGGTATTCTTCGATTTTTGGAGTAATATTGAGAAACTTATCTGCTAAGAACAGCTCGGTATCATCCGGACTGAACTGGTGAATAATGGCTTTCTTAATATAAATGTCCATAAAAGTTTTATTCCTCGTATAATGGGAAGGCATCTGTCAATTCTTTGACTGCACTTCTCACTTCTTCTAATACAGCCTCATTTTCTGAATTCTTAAGGGTTTTAATGATGAGTTCAGCCACTTTGCGACTTTCTTCTTCACCAAATCCACGTGCAGTAATAGCTGCTGCTCCGATACGAATCCCACTTGTCTTGAATGGTGACAAGGTTTCGTAAGGGATTGAATTTTTATTTAGGGTAATATTGACTTCATCCAGCAAGTTTTGAGCAACTTTTCCGTTTTCTACAACCTTAGTCACATCAACAAGGAAGAGATGGTTTTCAGTTCCACCTGAAATAATACGGAAATCAGGGTCTTGCAAGAAGACATCTGCCATAGCCTTGCTGTTCTTAATTACATTGGCAGCATATTCCTTGAAAGCTGGATCCAAAACTTCTTTGAAGGAAACTGCCTTAGCAGCCACAACATGCTCCAAAGGACCACCCTGAATACCAGGGAAAATAGCTGAATTGATTTTCTTAGCTAAATCCTCATCATTGGTCAAAATCAAACCACCACGAGGACCACGAAGGGTTTTGTGGGTCGTTGTTGTAGTGATATGAGCGTATGGCACTGGGCTTGGGTGAAGACCAGCTGCAACCAAGCCAGCGATGTGGGCCATATCAACCATAAGCTTAGCCCCAACAGCATCTGCAATTTCACGGAATTTTGAAAAGTCAATAATTTGAGAATAGGCTGAAGCACCAGCTACAATCAGTTTTGGTTTTACTTCTTGGGCTTGTTTCAAGATAGCATCAAAGTCCAAAAGTTCCGTTTCAGGATCCACACTATAGGAAAGAAAGTTGTAGGTTTGACCAGAGAAGCTAACTGGAGCTCCGTGGGTCAAGTGTCCACCTGCTGCCAAATCCATTCCCATAACCGTATCACCTGGCTCAATCAAGGACATGTAAGCCGCACAGTTAGCTTGGCTTCCTGAATGTGGTTGGACATTGGCAAATTTAGCACCGAAAATTTCTTTTGCGCGTTCAATAGCAAGAGTCTCTACAACGTCTACTACATCAGTTCCACCATAATAACGGCGTCCTGGGTAACCCTCGGCATATTTATTTGTCAAGATAGACCCTTGAGCTGCCATAACAGCCTTGGAAACTACGTTTTCCGAAGCAATTAACTCGATATTATTTTGTTGGCGTTCTTCTTCTTTGGCAATAGCATTCCAGAGATCAGCATCATATGCTTTAAAATCATCTTTGTCAAAAATCATAGGTCTTCTCCTTTATTGTGTGACTAGTCCATTAGTTTGATTTTACAATAAGAAAATCAAACTAAAAGATGCGAATAAACCGTTTCTGCATTTTATCACAAGTATAGCCAACTTTTTCATAAAATGCATGAGCACCCAGACGATGATTGGCAGAATTTAAGCGGATAAACCCATAACCACATCTTTTGGCTTCTTGTTCCAACCCTTGTAGTAAACTTTTACCGATACCTTGACCTTGCGCTTGAGGTGAAACTGCTAAAGCTAAGATATTAAATCCTGCTTTGGAATAGAGTGATTCGTAAACTTCAGCGTGGACATATCCAAGTAAGACATGATTAGCTGCATCCTCATAGCCAAGTAGGAAATGATGGGAATCCTGAGACAGTCTAGCTAGTTGGCTAGCCGTTTCCTCTGGACTAAAAGTATAACCCAAAGCCTCTTGGTTGATGTCACATATCGCTTTCACATCTGTTTCTTGCAAATCTCTTAGCATTTCAAGCCTCCTCAAAAGAAATCTCTGGCAACCGAGCAAGAATATCTTCTCGTTTAATTGCGCCTTGGCGTAAGATTTTCACCTTGTCTCCAGACAAATCCACAATAGTTGAATCCTGTCCAGTTAGAAAAGCATCGTCTTCCAGACCCAGAACCTCTTGGTCAAAATCCTTCAGAATTTGTTCAAAGGTTACACCACTTGCCTGACCTGAGATATTGGCAGACGGCCCAATCAAGGGACCTGTCTCTCGAATTAAATCCAGTGTGATAGGGTGACTGGGCATCCGAAATCCAATAGTTGCAAGGTCAGAATTTACCCAATAGGGAACTCGGTCATTGGCTTCGAGAATAATGGTCAAGGGACCTGGCAAAAAGGTCTCTACAAGTTTTTGTAGATAAGCTGGCTGATTCTTAGAAAAGTGCAAGATATCCTCTAAAGAGGCAACATTGAGATTGAGCGCCTTGTCTCTAGGACGACGTTTGAGCTGGTAAACATGGTCAACTGCTTTTTCGTCTAAGGCCTTGGCAAAAAGACCATAAACCGTCTCTGTAGGCAGAATGACAGCTCCACCATTTTCCAACTCTTGTCTAATCCTGTCCATCATCAACCACGACCATCCTATCTTGACCAAATTGGTCCTTGAGTGTTCGAACTCTTTTTTCAGGAAGATGTTTCCTAAAAAGTTCGGGAACACTTTGACCTTGCTTGTATCCAATTTCAAGGTAAATCTTACCACCATCCTTGAGATAGTCTTTTGCATCTTCCGCAATTCTACAGTAAATAGCTAGGCCATCCTCGTCTGCAAAGAGAGCTAGATGAGGCTCCGAATGCAAAACATTCAAGCCTACCTCTGACTCATCTTCACGAGAGATATAGGGTGGATTGGATACAATTATATCATATTTTTCAGAAATTTCTGCAAAACAATCAGATTTTTTAAAAAATATATTAAGATTTTGATCGCTAGCATTCTCTGATGCAAGCTCTAAGGCCTCTTGAGAAACATCTGCTGCTGTCACTGACCAATCTGGTCTATTTTTTGCTAGAGCGAGAGCAATAGCTCCACTACCTGTTCCAATATCCAGAACTGAGAGATTCGTCTCAAGATTTTCAGTTAGAATAAGCTCCACTAACTCCTCTGTTTCTGGACGAGGAATCAAAACCCGTTCATCCACCTTTAAATGCATTCCATAAAAATCTGCCTGTCCAATGATGTACTGAGCTGGCTTGTGAGCTGCTAGTTGCTGGTAAATATCTTCTACAAATTGTTTTTCTTCCTCTGTTGTCACCTCCTGCTGGAGGGCAAAAATAAAGTCTGTAAAAGATAGATTTTTCAGACTACGATAGACAAAAGAGAGGCTTTCCGCTTCCTCTCCTTGTCTTATCAACTCTTCTTCAAAATTTGAAAATAATTGAGCTAATTTCATTATTTGTTTAATTCTTCTAGTTTTTGTGTTTGGTCATAAAGCACCAAGGCATCCACAACTTCGTCCAATTTACCAGACAAAATCGTATCTAGTTTTTGGAGGGTCAAGCCGATACGGTGGTCTGTGACACGGTTTTGTGGGAAGTTATAAGTTCGGATCCGTTCTGAACGGTCACCAGTACCGATTGTCGACTTACGCTCAGCGTCTT encodes:
- a CDS encoding nucleoid-associated protein yields the protein MDIYIKKAIIHQFSPDDTELFLADKFLNITPKIEEYLRKKIEHVYSDEAKTGIFEEENPFFNHITDDLLETSVTLANLWKEEFSISENLKTNDLIFVQFSKEGVEHFAFLRIALRETLTHLGGEVDNPIKLTQNNLPGFGTGADEALVVNLQSRKYHLIEKRIKYNGTFLNYFSDNLLAVAPKISPKKSIKELEKTAQRIAESFNTDDFQFQSKVKSAIFNNLEESNELSPEKLANDLFDNNLTARLSFIDQVKEAVPEPVQFDEIDASRQLKKFENQKLSLSNGIELIVPNNVYQDAESVEFIQNENGTYSILIKNIEDIQSK
- the glyA gene encoding serine hydroxymethyltransferase; this translates as MIFDKDDFKAYDADLWNAIAKEEERQQNNIELIASENVVSKAVMAAQGSILTNKYAEGYPGRRYYGGTDVVDVVETLAIERAKEIFGAKFANVQPHSGSQANCAAYMSLIEPGDTVMGMDLAAGGHLTHGAPVSFSGQTYNFLSYSVDPETELLDFDAILKQAQEVKPKLIVAGASAYSQIIDFSKFREIADAVGAKLMVDMAHIAGLVAAGLHPSPVPYAHITTTTTHKTLRGPRGGLILTNDEDLAKKINSAIFPGIQGGPLEHVVAAKAVSFKEVLDPAFKEYAANVIKNSKAMADVFLQDPDFRIISGGTENHLFLVDVTKVVENGKVAQNLLDEVNITLNKNSIPYETLSPFKTSGIRIGAAAITARGFGEEESRKVAELIIKTLKNSENEAVLEEVRSAVKELTDAFPLYEE
- the prmC gene encoding peptide chain release factor N(5)-glutamine methyltransferase, with the translated sequence MKLAQLFSNFEEELIRQGEEAESLSFVYRSLKNLSFTDFIFALQQEVTTEEEKQFVEDIYQQLAAHKPAQYIIGQADFYGMHLKVDERVLIPRPETEELVELILTENLETNLSVLDIGTGSGAIALALAKNRPDWSVTAADVSQEALELASENASDQNLNIFFKKSDCFAEISEKYDIIVSNPPYISREDESEVGLNVLHSEPHLALFADEDGLAIYCRIAEDAKDYLKDGGKIYLEIGYKQGQSVPELFRKHLPEKRVRTLKDQFGQDRMVVVDDGQD
- a CDS encoding GNAT family N-acetyltransferase, which produces MLRDLQETDVKAICDINQEALGYTFSPEETASQLARLSQDSHHFLLGYEDAANHVLLGYVHAEVYESLYSKAGFNILALAVSPQAQGQGIGKSLLQGLEQEAKRCGYGFIRLNSANHRLGAHAFYEKVGYTCDKMQKRFIRIF
- a CDS encoding L-threonylcarbamoyladenylate synthase; protein product: MDRIRQELENGGAVILPTETVYGLFAKALDEKAVDHVYQLKRRPRDKALNLNVASLEDILHFSKNQPAYLQKLVETFLPGPLTIILEANDRVPYWVNSDLATIGFRMPSHPITLDLIRETGPLIGPSANISGQASGVTFEQILKDFDQEVLGLEDDAFLTGQDSTIVDLSGDKVKILRQGAIKREDILARLPEISFEEA